In Arsenicicoccus sp. oral taxon 190, the following are encoded in one genomic region:
- a CDS encoding YlxR family protein, which translates to MRTCVGCREVAARTALLRVVAESDDDGQWHVAADPHKRRAGRGAWLHPDPACLDLAVRRKAFGRALRAEVAVDAPALRAWVEEQAASRSRSVDTPSSPLPAPSENRKRV; encoded by the coding sequence ATGCGTACCTGTGTGGGTTGCCGTGAGGTCGCGGCCCGGACGGCTCTCCTGCGAGTGGTCGCGGAGTCGGACGACGACGGGCAGTGGCACGTCGCGGCCGACCCGCACAAGCGCAGGGCGGGGCGCGGAGCCTGGCTCCACCCCGACCCCGCGTGCCTCGACCTCGCCGTGCGTCGCAAGGCGTTCGGCCGCGCCCTCCGAGCGGAGGTGGCGGTCGACGCCCCTGCGCTGCGCGCCTGGGTGGAGGAGCAGGCCGCCAGCAGGAGCCGGAGCGTCGACACCCCGTCGTCGCCCCTGCCAGCACCGTCCGAGAACCGAAAGCGGGTTTGA
- the infB gene encoding translation initiation factor IF-2, producing MAKVRVYELAKELGVESKVLLEHLKNQGEFVRAASSTIEAPVVRRIRESFPTELAGGGSKPAKQAAPAGDKPAPSRSSAPAPSRPTPGPAKKAAPAAPGAPTQQRPAAPASPSGDDASRTPAAAAPSTPSASAPAAGTPAPSAPAPSAPAPSAPAPSAPAPSAPAPSAPASSTSPSPAAKAAPGPRPAAPGPRPAAPGPRQPGGRPAQGGRGGAPRPGNNPFAPSQGMGQRGERPERSERTERPGRDGAAPRPGGQRPGGGAARPGNNPFASSQGMPRPQAPRPGGSGGAAAPGGPRPGGPRPGGPRPTPGAMPSRSSVPRPGERPARGGGGGRPGAGGGGFRPGGGTGGPGGGGGFAGRPGGRPGGGAGRGGTQGAFGRGGKPARGRKSKRAKRQEFEQMQAPSIGGVTVPRGDGSTVVRVRRGSSLTDFADRINANPASLVTVLFHLGEMATATQSLDEDTFKVLGAELGYDIQVVSPEEEEQELFASFNIDLEGEDYSDEELQARPPVVTVMGHVDHGKTRLLDAIRHANVIDTEAGGITQHIGAYQVTVEHEDQERKLTVIDTPGHEAFTAMRARGAKVTDIAILVVAADDGVMPQTIEALNHAQAADVPIVVAVNKIDVDGANPAKVRQQLTEYNLIAEEYGGDTMFVDISAKQGQNIDQLLEAVLLTADAALDLRANPETDARGVAIEANLDRGRGATATVLVQQGTLRVGDAIVAGSAHGRVRAMLDEHGKQVKEATPSRPVQVLGLASVPRAGDTFVVAPDDRTARQIAEKREAADRQASLAKARKRISLEDLNEALAAGKVETLNLILKGDASGSVEALEDALLQIDVGDEVDLRIIDRGVGAITMNNINLAVASNAVIIGFNVRAEGQNAEYADREGVEIRYYSVIYQAIEEIEAALKGMLKPEFEEVELGTAEIREIFRSSKFGNIAGSIVRSGEIRRGAKARITRDGVVVAENVEVAGLRRFKDDVTEVRDGFECGINLGSFNDLQLGDLIATYEMREKPRD from the coding sequence GTGGCTAAGGTCCGGGTCTACGAGCTCGCCAAGGAGCTCGGAGTCGAGAGCAAGGTTCTGCTCGAGCACCTGAAGAACCAGGGAGAGTTCGTCCGCGCGGCGTCCTCCACCATCGAGGCGCCTGTCGTGCGCCGCATCCGGGAGTCCTTCCCGACCGAGCTGGCCGGCGGTGGGTCCAAGCCCGCCAAGCAGGCCGCCCCCGCGGGCGACAAGCCCGCCCCCTCGCGCTCCAGCGCACCCGCCCCCTCGCGCCCGACGCCGGGTCCGGCCAAGAAGGCCGCGCCGGCGGCGCCCGGCGCTCCCACCCAGCAGCGGCCCGCGGCGCCCGCGTCCCCGTCCGGTGACGACGCGTCCCGCACCCCCGCTGCCGCGGCGCCGAGCACGCCGTCTGCGAGTGCTCCCGCCGCCGGCACCCCGGCGCCGAGCGCCCCGGCGCCGAGCGCCCCGGCGCCGAGCGCCCCCGCGCCGAGCGCCCCGGCGCCGAGCGCCCCGGCGCCGAGCGCCCCGGCGTCGAGCACCAGCCCGTCGCCCGCTGCGAAGGCCGCCCCCGGCCCTCGTCCTGCCGCTCCCGGCCCGCGTCCCGCGGCACCGGGCCCGCGCCAGCCCGGCGGTCGCCCCGCCCAGGGCGGTCGCGGTGGCGCGCCGCGTCCCGGCAACAACCCCTTCGCGCCGTCCCAGGGCATGGGTCAGCGCGGCGAGCGCCCGGAGCGCTCTGAGCGCACCGAGCGCCCCGGCCGTGACGGTGCGGCCCCTCGTCCGGGCGGTCAGCGCCCCGGCGGCGGCGCCGCTCGGCCCGGCAACAACCCCTTCGCGTCCTCCCAGGGGATGCCCCGCCCGCAGGCCCCCCGTCCGGGCGGCTCGGGTGGCGCAGCCGCCCCGGGTGGACCCCGTCCCGGCGGACCTCGCCCGGGCGGCCCGCGCCCGACGCCCGGCGCCATGCCGAGCCGGTCGTCGGTCCCGCGTCCCGGTGAGCGCCCCGCCCGCGGCGGCGGTGGCGGTCGTCCTGGCGCCGGTGGCGGCGGCTTCCGCCCCGGCGGCGGCACCGGCGGACCCGGTGGTGGCGGCGGCTTCGCCGGTCGCCCCGGCGGCCGTCCCGGTGGTGGCGCCGGTCGCGGTGGCACCCAGGGCGCCTTCGGTCGTGGCGGCAAGCCCGCCCGCGGCCGCAAGAGCAAGCGCGCGAAGCGCCAGGAGTTCGAGCAGATGCAGGCGCCGTCGATCGGCGGCGTCACCGTGCCCCGTGGCGACGGCTCCACCGTCGTGCGGGTGCGTCGCGGCTCGTCCCTGACGGACTTCGCCGACCGCATCAACGCCAACCCGGCGTCGCTGGTGACCGTGCTCTTCCACCTCGGTGAGATGGCCACGGCCACCCAGTCGCTCGACGAGGACACCTTCAAGGTGCTCGGCGCCGAGCTCGGCTACGACATCCAGGTCGTCTCCCCGGAGGAGGAGGAGCAGGAGCTCTTCGCGTCCTTCAACATCGACCTGGAGGGCGAGGACTACTCCGACGAGGAGCTCCAGGCGCGCCCGCCGGTCGTGACGGTCATGGGCCACGTCGACCACGGAAAGACCCGGCTGCTGGACGCGATCCGGCACGCCAACGTCATCGACACCGAGGCCGGCGGGATCACCCAGCACATCGGTGCCTACCAGGTCACCGTCGAGCACGAGGACCAGGAGCGCAAGCTCACCGTCATCGACACCCCCGGTCACGAGGCCTTCACCGCCATGCGTGCCCGTGGGGCCAAGGTCACCGACATCGCGATCCTCGTCGTGGCCGCCGACGACGGCGTCATGCCGCAGACCATCGAGGCGCTCAACCACGCCCAGGCCGCGGACGTGCCGATCGTGGTCGCCGTCAACAAGATCGACGTCGACGGGGCCAACCCCGCCAAGGTCCGCCAGCAGCTGACCGAGTACAACCTGATCGCCGAGGAGTACGGCGGCGACACGATGTTCGTCGACATCTCGGCCAAGCAGGGTCAGAACATCGACCAGCTGCTCGAGGCCGTCCTGCTCACCGCGGACGCCGCCCTCGACCTGCGCGCCAACCCCGAGACCGACGCCCGCGGCGTCGCCATCGAGGCCAACCTCGACCGTGGCCGCGGCGCGACGGCGACCGTCCTGGTCCAGCAGGGCACCCTGCGGGTCGGAGACGCGATCGTCGCCGGGTCGGCCCACGGCCGCGTCCGCGCGATGCTCGACGAGCACGGCAAGCAGGTCAAGGAGGCGACCCCGTCGCGTCCCGTCCAGGTGCTCGGCCTCGCGTCGGTGCCCCGCGCCGGCGACACCTTCGTCGTCGCGCCGGACGACCGCACCGCCCGCCAGATCGCCGAGAAGCGCGAGGCTGCCGACCGCCAGGCCTCCCTGGCCAAGGCCCGCAAGCGCATCTCCCTCGAGGACCTCAACGAGGCTCTCGCGGCCGGCAAGGTCGAGACGCTCAACCTCATCCTCAAGGGTGACGCGAGCGGCTCGGTCGAGGCCCTGGAGGACGCCCTGCTGCAGATCGACGTGGGCGACGAGGTCGACCTGCGGATCATCGACCGCGGCGTCGGCGCGATCACGATGAACAACATCAACCTCGCCGTCGCCTCCAACGCGGTCATCATCGGCTTCAACGTCCGCGCCGAGGGCCAGAACGCCGAGTACGCCGACCGCGAGGGCGTCGAGATCCGCTACTACTCGGTCATCTACCAGGCGATCGAGGAGATCGAGGCTGCCCTCAAGGGCATGCTCAAGCCGGAGTTCGAGGAGGTGGAGCTCGGCACCGCCGAGATCCGCGAGATCTTCCGCTCCAGCAAGTTCGGCAACATCGCCGGATCGATCGTCCGCAGCGGCGAGATCAGGCGTGGCGCCAAGGCCCGCATCACCCGCGACGGGGTCGTCGTCGCCGAGAACGTCGAGGTCGCCGGCCTCCGACGCTTCAAGGACGACGTCACCGAGGTGCGCGACGGCTTCGAGTGCGGCATCAACCTGGGGTCCTTCAACGACCTCCAGCTCGGTGACCTCATCGCCACCTACGAGATGCGCGAGAAGCCTCGCGACTAG
- a CDS encoding TRM11 family SAM-dependent methyltransferase — translation MSPSHNRVYAADAARLMGAELDCVARALLPDGVGDVTPVQVAGVDYLGFETAAPLTGDRLRAVSVLSGIQALYQREGDLLRPVALERPDRFGSDLVTIPKYQGKTNEQFTRTLLTVTAMAGAWPERYLDGTMTVLDPMCGRGTTLSTALTLGLDATGIDLDGKDFEAYQAFLTTYLRRHRIKHRATTGAVRRQGKTLGRRYDVELAADKADYKAGRLQHLTYLNLDTTRLEGLLPAAQTNVIVADTPYGVQHGSHGDRLDRSPVDLLDRALPGWLRALRTGGTIGLAINRHVAPRDDVAELLTRHGLTVVESGGYGGLRHRVDASIDRDVVVARKG, via the coding sequence GTGTCGCCGTCGCACAACCGGGTGTATGCCGCCGACGCCGCCCGCCTCATGGGGGCCGAGCTCGACTGCGTCGCCCGGGCCCTGCTGCCCGACGGGGTCGGGGACGTCACGCCCGTCCAGGTGGCGGGGGTCGACTACCTGGGCTTCGAGACGGCGGCCCCGCTGACCGGCGACCGGCTCCGGGCGGTGAGCGTGCTGTCCGGCATACAGGCTCTCTATCAGCGTGAGGGTGACCTGCTGCGGCCCGTCGCGCTCGAGCGACCCGACCGGTTCGGCAGCGACCTGGTGACGATCCCGAAGTACCAGGGCAAGACCAACGAGCAGTTCACCCGCACGCTGCTGACCGTCACCGCGATGGCCGGCGCGTGGCCGGAGCGCTACCTCGACGGGACCATGACGGTGCTGGACCCGATGTGCGGTCGCGGCACGACCCTCAGCACCGCCCTCACGCTCGGCCTCGACGCGACCGGGATCGACCTGGACGGCAAGGACTTCGAGGCCTACCAGGCGTTCCTGACGACCTACCTGCGCCGGCACCGCATCAAGCACCGCGCGACCACCGGGGCCGTCCGCCGCCAAGGGAAGACCCTGGGGCGGCGCTACGACGTGGAGCTGGCGGCCGACAAGGCCGACTACAAGGCCGGGCGGCTGCAGCACCTCACCTACCTCAACCTCGACACCACCCGGCTCGAGGGCCTGCTGCCCGCCGCCCAGACCAACGTGATCGTGGCCGACACGCCCTACGGCGTGCAGCACGGCAGCCACGGCGACCGCCTCGACCGCAGCCCCGTCGACCTGCTCGACCGGGCCCTGCCGGGGTGGCTGCGCGCGCTGCGCACCGGCGGGACCATCGGCCTGGCCATCAACCGCCACGTGGCCCCCCGCGACGACGTCGCGGAGCTCCTGACCCGGCACGGGCTCACCGTGGTCGAGAGCGGTGGCTACGGTGGACTCCGTCACCGCGTCGACGCCTCCATCGACCGAGACGTCGTCGTCGCCCGCAAGGGCTGA
- the rbfA gene encoding 30S ribosome-binding factor RbfA gives MADPARARKIADRIKVVAAEYLEHRLKDERLGFITLTDVRVTGDLQHATVFYTVFGSDEERAATAEAVQDNLGRIRSHVGKALGIRLTPSLEFVADALPETSSQLEEALRKARERDQELAAQRAQAAYAGDADPYKKPAEAEAPAEPADDAHEAERDDTVDGYAPVPPPASVRDGGVDAEEAAQLEDVAALDLTDQDQDAAQGTGRADG, from the coding sequence ATGGCAGACCCGGCACGCGCACGCAAGATCGCCGACCGCATCAAGGTCGTCGCGGCCGAGTACCTCGAGCACCGGCTCAAGGACGAGCGCCTCGGCTTCATCACCCTCACCGACGTGCGGGTCACCGGCGACCTGCAGCACGCCACGGTGTTCTACACGGTCTTCGGCTCCGACGAGGAGCGCGCCGCGACCGCCGAGGCCGTCCAGGACAACCTCGGCCGGATCCGGTCCCACGTCGGCAAGGCCCTCGGGATCCGGCTCACCCCGAGCCTGGAGTTCGTGGCCGACGCGCTGCCCGAGACCTCCTCCCAGCTGGAGGAGGCGCTGCGCAAGGCCCGCGAGCGCGACCAGGAGCTGGCGGCGCAGCGCGCCCAGGCCGCGTATGCCGGGGACGCGGACCCCTACAAGAAGCCCGCCGAGGCCGAGGCCCCGGCGGAGCCCGCCGACGACGCCCACGAGGCCGAGCGCGACGACACCGTCGACGGCTACGCCCCGGTCCCGCCGCCCGCCTCGGTCCGCGACGGCGGGGTGGACGCCGAGGAGGCGGCCCAGCTCGAGGACGTCGCGGCGCTCGACCTGACCGACCAGGACCAGGACGCGGCCCAGGGCACCGGCCGTGCCGATGGCTGA
- the truB gene encoding tRNA pseudouridine(55) synthase TruB: MADAAAVRAGGDAGPDGLLVVDKPAGWTSHDVVGRVRRLAGTRKVGHAGTLDPMATGVLVLGVGRGTRLLTFLVGCDKSYDATIRLGQATVTDDSEGEVTASAPVAELTPEIVSAAVARLRGRTEQVPSAVSAIKVDGRRSYARVRDGEAVVLAARPITVSRFDIHDQRVAGEVAYDVDVTVDVSSGTYVRALARDLGESLGVGGHLTALRRTRVGGYGLDQAIDLASASQAYDDARSRLGVDRLARGDLPALPLLDLATAARAAFPVHELTEAEARALGYGQRVESALTGESVVAGIGPDGRLVAVLDESRPVARSHVVLAPAGT; the protein is encoded by the coding sequence ATGGCTGACGCCGCTGCGGTCCGGGCCGGCGGTGACGCCGGCCCGGACGGGCTGCTGGTCGTCGACAAGCCGGCCGGCTGGACCAGCCACGACGTCGTCGGTCGGGTCCGACGGCTGGCGGGCACCCGCAAGGTCGGTCACGCCGGCACCCTGGACCCGATGGCCACCGGCGTGCTCGTCCTCGGCGTGGGCCGGGGCACCCGGCTGCTCACCTTCCTGGTCGGGTGCGACAAGAGCTACGACGCGACGATCCGGCTCGGGCAGGCCACCGTGACCGACGACAGCGAGGGCGAGGTCACGGCCAGCGCCCCTGTCGCCGAGCTCACCCCCGAGATCGTCTCCGCCGCCGTGGCGCGGCTGCGCGGCCGCACCGAGCAGGTCCCGAGCGCCGTCTCCGCGATCAAGGTGGACGGGCGGCGCTCCTACGCCCGGGTCCGCGACGGGGAGGCCGTGGTGCTGGCGGCGCGACCGATCACGGTGTCCCGCTTCGACATCCACGACCAGCGCGTCGCGGGCGAGGTCGCCTACGACGTCGACGTCACCGTCGACGTGTCCTCCGGCACCTACGTGCGCGCCCTCGCCCGGGACCTGGGGGAGTCCCTCGGGGTGGGCGGCCACCTGACGGCGCTGCGCCGCACCCGCGTGGGCGGCTACGGCCTGGACCAGGCGATCGACCTGGCCTCGGCGAGCCAGGCGTATGACGACGCGCGCTCCCGTCTCGGGGTGGACCGCCTCGCGCGCGGGGACCTGCCGGCCCTGCCGCTGCTCGACCTGGCGACGGCGGCGCGCGCGGCCTTCCCCGTCCACGAGCTGACCGAGGCGGAGGCGCGGGCGCTCGGCTACGGCCAGCGCGTGGAGTCGGCGCTGACGGGGGAGTCCGTGGTGGCGGGCATCGGCCCGGACGGCCGCCTGGTGGCGGTGCTCGACGAGTCGCGGCCGGTGGCCCGCAGCCACGTCGTCCTGGCGCCTGCCGGGACCTGA
- a CDS encoding DUF4242 domain-containing protein translates to MSLFLIELVPADATREGAQALIETLAARSTGTGAELIESQVTADAGRVFAVLEADDADALAPLASVDGAAEVTAPAEVRLVGAELADIKAARPHAGYLVEWDLPATLDMDTYLANKKAKSPRYAQVPEVAFLRTYVREDMLKCLCFYDAPDQDTVVRAREVVQTPIDRLHQLA, encoded by the coding sequence ATGTCGCTGTTCCTCATCGAGCTCGTCCCCGCCGACGCCACCCGTGAGGGCGCCCAGGCGCTCATCGAGACCCTGGCCGCCCGGAGTACGGGCACCGGCGCCGAGCTCATCGAGTCCCAGGTGACCGCCGACGCCGGCCGGGTCTTCGCGGTGCTCGAGGCGGACGACGCCGACGCCCTCGCGCCCCTCGCGAGCGTCGACGGTGCCGCCGAGGTCACCGCCCCCGCGGAGGTCCGGCTCGTCGGCGCCGAGCTCGCCGACATCAAGGCGGCCCGCCCGCACGCGGGCTACCTCGTCGAGTGGGACCTGCCGGCCACCCTTGACATGGACACCTACCTGGCCAACAAGAAGGCCAAGTCCCCGCGTTACGCCCAGGTCCCCGAGGTGGCCTTCCTGCGCACCTACGTGCGCGAGGACATGCTCAAGTGCCTGTGCTTCTACGACGCTCCCGACCAGGACACCGTGGTCCGGGCCCGCGAGGTCGTGCAGACGCCGATCGACCGCCTGCACCAGCTCGCCTGA
- a CDS encoding acyl-CoA dehydrogenase family protein, with product MTTVTLEPVRAWAAERSDQVDRGELAASEAVALLAADGLLDLGVDDTAAAVAAGGPTAAVSLRSMGDVIAAVAEECLSSAFSVWAHRMAIEYLARGRRSALSEDAFAELRSGRLVGCSAMAAAMKQASGLGDLGVTGRREGDEIVLDGSIAWASNLVPGAVVVTAVDLAGEPPVVTWFTVGSAGVQVQPARGLLALESTASGRVVLQDVRTPVAAVLSEDLPSFTAGFRPTLLLLQSAFCVGLTRRCVADALAGLGRPETRALDGEVHELAARADEVERRWQRAVADPAPVTRHELLRLRLDASHVCQDATRLAATLAGGRGYVATSTASRRLREAAFLPVQSPSEGHLRWELSSSS from the coding sequence ATGACGACAGTGACCTTGGAGCCGGTCCGGGCCTGGGCCGCGGAGCGGTCCGATCAGGTGGACCGCGGGGAGCTGGCCGCCTCCGAGGCGGTCGCGCTGCTGGCGGCCGACGGGCTGCTCGACCTGGGCGTCGACGACACCGCGGCGGCGGTCGCGGCCGGCGGGCCCACGGCGGCCGTGTCGCTACGGTCCATGGGCGACGTCATCGCGGCCGTGGCGGAGGAGTGCCTGAGCTCGGCCTTCAGCGTCTGGGCCCACCGCATGGCCATCGAGTACCTCGCCCGCGGTCGCCGCTCGGCGTTGTCCGAGGACGCGTTTGCCGAGCTGCGCTCCGGCCGGCTCGTCGGGTGCTCCGCGATGGCGGCAGCCATGAAGCAGGCCTCCGGCCTCGGCGACCTCGGCGTCACCGGGCGGCGCGAGGGCGACGAGATCGTCCTGGACGGGTCGATCGCCTGGGCCTCCAACCTGGTCCCCGGCGCCGTCGTGGTGACCGCGGTGGACCTGGCAGGGGAGCCGCCGGTCGTCACGTGGTTCACCGTCGGCAGCGCGGGCGTGCAGGTGCAGCCCGCCCGGGGCCTGCTCGCGCTCGAGAGCACCGCCTCCGGCCGGGTGGTGCTGCAGGACGTGCGCACCCCCGTGGCGGCGGTGCTGTCCGAGGACCTGCCCAGCTTCACCGCCGGCTTCCGGCCCACCCTGCTGCTCCTGCAGAGCGCCTTCTGCGTGGGGCTGACCCGGCGCTGCGTGGCCGATGCCCTGGCCGGGCTGGGGCGCCCGGAGACCCGCGCTCTGGACGGCGAGGTCCACGAGCTGGCGGCCCGCGCCGACGAGGTCGAGCGGCGCTGGCAGCGGGCCGTCGCCGACCCGGCCCCGGTGACCAGGCACGAGCTGTTGCGCCTGCGCCTCGACGCCAGCCACGTGTGCCAGGACGCGACGCGTCTGGCGGCGACCCTCGCGGGTGGCCGGGGCTATGTCGCGACCAGCACCGCCTCGCGCCGGTTGCGGGAAGCCGCCTTCCTGCCCGTCCAGTCGCCCTCGGAAGGACACCTGCGGTGGGAACTCTCCTCGTCCAGCTGA
- a CDS encoding ABC transporter ATP-binding protein translates to MGTLLVQLRGVGVSYGSRVAVREVDLDVEQGRQLALLGPSGAGKSTLLHVLAGEQHPSAGTVHRPGTPRIGMVFQQARLMPWLTVRDNLALGHAYAANADVRSLPLVEELLDLLGLAGHAGAYPDQLSGGQAQRVALGRALAVRPDLLLLDEPFSALDPATRGELQGWLRRHLTERGLGSVVVTHDIDEALVLADQVVVLRPGGTVARRWSITPATDHVAAAGHPLRAQLRAAYDEPAQDTGAPEPGADRGRRGRRLTHV, encoded by the coding sequence GTGGGAACTCTCCTCGTCCAGCTGAGGGGCGTCGGCGTGTCCTACGGGTCACGGGTCGCCGTCCGCGAGGTCGACCTCGACGTCGAGCAGGGCCGCCAGCTGGCCCTGCTCGGCCCGAGCGGGGCCGGCAAGTCCACACTGCTGCACGTCCTCGCGGGGGAGCAGCACCCGAGCGCCGGCACGGTGCACCGGCCGGGGACGCCGCGCATCGGCATGGTCTTCCAGCAGGCGCGGCTCATGCCCTGGCTCACCGTCCGGGACAACCTCGCGCTCGGCCACGCCTACGCGGCCAACGCCGACGTCCGCAGCCTCCCGCTGGTCGAGGAGCTGCTCGACCTGCTGGGCCTCGCCGGGCACGCCGGCGCCTACCCGGACCAGCTGTCCGGCGGCCAGGCGCAACGCGTCGCGCTGGGACGCGCCCTGGCGGTGCGCCCCGACCTGCTGCTGCTCGACGAGCCCTTCAGCGCCTTGGACCCGGCGACCCGCGGGGAGCTCCAGGGTTGGCTGCGCCGGCACCTCACCGAGCGCGGTCTCGGCAGCGTCGTCGTGACGCACGACATCGACGAGGCGCTCGTCCTCGCCGACCAGGTCGTCGTGCTACGGCCCGGCGGCACGGTCGCGCGTCGCTGGTCGATCACCCCCGCGACCGACCACGTGGCGGCGGCCGGCCACCCGCTGCGGGCGCAGCTGCGCGCGGCATACGACGAACCCGCCCAGGACACCGGCGCGCCCGAGCCCGGCGCCGACCGCGGGCGGCGCGGGCGCCGGCTGACCCATGTCTGA
- a CDS encoding ABC transporter substrate-binding protein — translation MSEGRNRTALTRRELLLATARGSAALGLAGLTANGARIALAPTVSGWLDDGGALGRELRIGYLPITDAAALLTAHQRGFLAEAGLPSARPVLFRGWEALAQAFLVGDVDVVHLLMPFALQLRLAQRADVRVLAWGHTNGSALTVGPSITRTEQLAGTTVAIPYWWSVHNVLLQRLLAASGLRAVVRQAPSVTAGTVQLVVMSPAEMVPALASGRVGGFVVAEPFCSVAEVRGVGHVLRFLGDVWHDHACCGIAVRGDLVDAHPAAAQALTTGVVRAQQWLEGHRAEAASVLGTEGGYLPQPSAAVSRVITGRRPAAAITRHPAWQGQRLGFSAFPRPGYTRELATLMQATAVDGDRGFLSGIDAATVHAGLVDDRFVRQAARDLQLPLPTTTPEEVAP, via the coding sequence ATGTCTGAGGGCCGCAACCGCACGGCGCTGACCCGGCGCGAGCTCCTCCTGGCCACCGCGCGGGGCAGCGCGGCGCTCGGCCTGGCCGGCCTCACCGCCAACGGCGCCCGGATCGCCCTGGCGCCCACGGTGTCCGGCTGGCTCGACGACGGGGGTGCGCTGGGCCGAGAGCTGCGCATCGGGTACCTGCCCATCACCGACGCCGCGGCGCTGCTGACGGCCCACCAGCGCGGCTTCCTCGCCGAGGCCGGGCTGCCCTCCGCGCGCCCGGTGCTCTTCCGTGGCTGGGAGGCCCTCGCCCAGGCGTTCCTCGTCGGGGACGTCGACGTGGTCCACCTGCTCATGCCCTTCGCGCTGCAGCTGCGCCTCGCGCAGCGCGCCGACGTCCGCGTGCTGGCCTGGGGGCACACCAACGGCTCGGCCCTGACCGTGGGCCCGTCCATCACCCGCACCGAGCAGCTCGCCGGGACGACCGTGGCCATCCCCTACTGGTGGAGCGTGCACAACGTGCTGCTGCAGCGGCTGCTCGCGGCCTCGGGGCTGCGGGCCGTGGTGCGCCAGGCGCCGTCGGTGACCGCCGGCACGGTGCAGCTCGTGGTGATGTCCCCGGCGGAGATGGTGCCCGCGCTGGCCTCCGGACGGGTCGGTGGTTTCGTGGTGGCCGAGCCGTTCTGCTCGGTCGCGGAAGTACGGGGGGTCGGGCACGTCCTGCGTTTCCTCGGCGACGTCTGGCACGACCACGCCTGCTGCGGCATCGCGGTGCGGGGTGACCTCGTCGACGCCCACCCGGCCGCTGCCCAGGCGCTCACCACCGGCGTCGTCCGGGCCCAGCAGTGGCTGGAGGGCCATCGTGCCGAGGCCGCGTCGGTGCTCGGGACCGAGGGCGGGTACCTGCCCCAGCCCAGCGCCGCGGTGTCCCGTGTGATCACCGGACGGCGGCCGGCTGCCGCGATCACCCGCCACCCCGCTTGGCAGGGTCAACGGCTGGGCTTCAGCGCCTTCCCCCGGCCCGGCTACACCCGGGAGCTGGCGACCCTCATGCAGGCCACGGCCGTCGACGGCGACCGGGGATTCCTCAGCGGGATCGACGCGGCGACCGTGCACGCCGGCCTCGTCGACGACCGGTTCGTGCGGCAGGCGGCCCGCGACCTGCAGCTGCCCCTGCCCACCACGACCCCCGAGGAGGTCGCCCCATGA
- a CDS encoding ABC transporter permease, whose product MTDPRHRALPAVVGLLAAVAVWWLITDVLLASWPLIPQFSPVRTWQGLVELARDGRLLTDASISVFRLASGLAIAGTVGVLVGALVGLVPWIDAATRPVLLFLRMVSPLSWAPVAIALIGIGDVPVIALVAATAVWPVLMATVEGVGRVDAGHLEVARTLGASRRETVRSVVVPSVQPFVLSGLRAAIGIAWVVLVPAEMLGVTSGLGYEILNSKDQLAYHHVTALIVVIGTIGFAVDLVARRALRSRRERDEERRSVTRPTHDPLEALV is encoded by the coding sequence ATGACCGATCCCCGTCACCGGGCGCTGCCCGCCGTGGTCGGCCTCCTCGCCGCGGTCGCGGTGTGGTGGCTCATCACCGACGTGCTGCTCGCGAGCTGGCCGCTGATCCCGCAGTTCTCGCCGGTGCGCACCTGGCAGGGGCTGGTCGAGCTCGCCCGGGACGGCCGGCTGCTGACCGACGCCTCGATCAGCGTCTTCCGGCTCGCCAGCGGTCTCGCGATCGCCGGCACGGTCGGCGTCCTCGTGGGCGCGCTCGTCGGGCTGGTCCCGTGGATCGACGCGGCGACCCGGCCGGTGCTGCTCTTCCTGCGCATGGTGTCGCCGCTGTCCTGGGCACCCGTCGCGATCGCGCTCATCGGCATCGGGGACGTGCCCGTAATCGCCCTGGTCGCGGCCACGGCCGTCTGGCCGGTCCTGATGGCCACCGTCGAGGGTGTCGGACGCGTGGACGCCGGGCACCTGGAGGTGGCTCGCACCCTCGGCGCCTCCCGACGCGAGACGGTGCGCTCGGTGGTCGTGCCGTCGGTGCAGCCCTTCGTGCTGTCGGGTCTGCGCGCCGCCATCGGCATCGCGTGGGTGGTGCTCGTGCCCGCCGAGATGCTCGGGGTCACCTCGGGGCTCGGCTACGAGATCCTCAACTCCAAGGACCAGCTCGCCTACCACCACGTCACCGCCCTGATCGTGGTCATCGGCACGATCGGTTTTGCGGTGGACCTCGTGGCGCGCCGGGCCCTGCGCAGCCGGCGGGAGCGCGACGAGGAGCGCCGCTCGGTCACCCGGCCCACCCACGACCCCCTGGAGGCTCTCGTATGA